From Chlamydiifrater volucris, one genomic window encodes:
- a CDS encoding UDP-N-acetylglucosamine--N-acetylmuramyl-(pentapeptide) pyrophosphoryl-undecaprenol N-acetylglucosamine transferase — MKIRKVILATGGTGGHVIPALEAARLLSQQGIEVLLLGNNVCKHICQKGDGFAIQEVPSAPVIVHSPFEFFRNLRVLSKGVFKAKSRIKAFKPDYMIGFGSYHSLPVLLAAIWSRIPFILHEQNIVPGKVNRVLTPFSRGVCGTFMNPSTVTCKQEDLCNKQAEEKFLKIFSGVRPIIVVVGGSQGAKTLNVTFPKALRNIHKKYPAMGVFHIVGSQCSKEDLMKEYQNMKVRHIVTNFENQLPSLMHVADLVIARAGAKTMEELIRVQTPAILIPYPGAYNHQRKNAEFFVENIRGGEFLEESLLTPQALAESIEYSLSPQVMEKRKMSLEQYWKERKPRTIVQFLQEL, encoded by the coding sequence ATGAAAATAAGAAAAGTTATCCTTGCAACAGGAGGAACGGGAGGACACGTTATCCCTGCTCTTGAAGCGGCTCGGTTATTGAGTCAGCAAGGTATAGAAGTTTTACTTTTGGGCAATAATGTTTGCAAACATATTTGCCAGAAAGGGGATGGATTTGCGATTCAAGAAGTTCCTTCTGCTCCGGTAATTGTTCACTCTCCTTTTGAGTTTTTTCGCAATTTAAGGGTCCTTAGTAAAGGTGTTTTTAAGGCGAAAAGTAGAATCAAAGCTTTTAAGCCCGATTACATGATTGGTTTTGGCAGTTACCACAGCCTCCCTGTTCTTCTTGCTGCTATCTGGTCCAGGATCCCTTTCATTTTGCATGAGCAAAATATTGTCCCAGGGAAAGTGAATCGTGTATTGACTCCTTTTTCTCGAGGTGTTTGTGGAACTTTTATGAATCCATCGACGGTTACCTGCAAGCAAGAAGATTTGTGTAATAAACAGGCTGAAGAAAAGTTTTTAAAAATTTTTTCTGGCGTTCGTCCTATTATAGTTGTTGTTGGCGGGTCTCAAGGAGCTAAAACTCTCAATGTCACTTTTCCTAAGGCTCTGAGAAATATACACAAGAAGTATCCAGCCATGGGAGTATTTCATATAGTGGGTTCCCAATGTTCTAAGGAGGATCTAATGAAAGAATACCAAAATATGAAAGTCCGTCATATTGTAACGAATTTTGAAAATCAACTTCCCAGTCTGATGCATGTGGCAGACTTGGTGATAGCTCGTGCTGGAGCTAAGACTATGGAAGAATTGATACGTGTCCAAACACCAGCTATACTCATTCCATACCCGGGAGCGTATAATCATCAGAGGAAAAACGCAGAGTTTTTTGTTGAGAATATTCGGGGAGGAGAATTTTTAGAAGAAAGCCTTTTAACTCCTCAAGCTTTAGCAGAAAGTATAGAATATTCGTTGTCTCCGCAGGTCATGGAAAAAAGAAAAATGTCCTTAGAGCAATATTGGAAGGAAAGAAAACCTAGGACGATAGTACAATTTCTGCAGGAATTATAG
- the rsfS gene encoding ribosome silencing factor, which translates to MEVFCFNALKIVAKAIDDKKGCNTVVLDVRAISELTDFFVFAEGNVGVHVRAIAEFIVSQLKEECKLSPLYVEGLSHSEWVVLDYGFIVIHLFTSSVRDHYRLEEVWKDGAVITSKLLAS; encoded by the coding sequence ATGGAAGTATTTTGCTTTAACGCACTTAAAATTGTTGCCAAAGCGATTGATGATAAGAAAGGCTGTAACACCGTTGTTTTGGATGTGCGCGCTATCTCAGAGTTGACCGATTTCTTTGTTTTTGCCGAAGGTAACGTGGGGGTGCATGTTCGGGCAATTGCGGAGTTTATCGTCAGTCAGTTGAAAGAAGAATGTAAGCTGTCTCCATTGTATGTTGAAGGGTTATCTCACAGCGAGTGGGTGGTCTTGGACTATGGGTTTATCGTTATTCATTTGTTCACCTCTTCTGTCAGAGATCATTATCGTCTAGAAGAAGTATGGAAGGATGGAGCTGTGATTACATCAAAGCTTTTGGCTTCTTAA
- a CDS encoding peptidoglycan glycosyltransferase FtsW, with product MKWFIISCLLGVFSLGLIMVFDTSSAEVLDRSLSYGTHKALIKQIIYVVIGLLVAAVIRLVGWKDVVGASPLILSISVAFLVLVLIPGVGICRNGARRWLGIGHLTVQPSEFIKYLVPLACIEKLSTRSVASFAQFLRLASFLCLPIFLIAIEPDNGSAAVIACSLVPIFFLSSLKVRYWLIPLSIVVILGGGAAYRLPYVRNRIYVYLHPEVDLKGRGHQPHQAKIAAGSGRLLGKGLGSSLQKLTYLPEAQNDYIAAIFAEEFGFLGMLLLILLYLLFIYGGYYIAMTSRSEKGAHVAISITFLIAIQAFLNLAVVSGLLPSKGVNLPFFSQGGSSLIANICGVTLLLKVYEDENKKSYPCNRRNGRTRYPCS from the coding sequence ATGAAGTGGTTTATTATTTCTTGTTTATTGGGCGTTTTCTCTTTAGGCCTTATCATGGTTTTTGATACCTCTTCGGCTGAGGTTCTAGATCGGTCCTTGAGTTATGGTACGCACAAGGCTCTTATCAAACAAATAATATACGTGGTTATTGGCCTTCTGGTAGCAGCAGTTATTCGGTTAGTGGGGTGGAAGGATGTAGTTGGAGCTAGCCCGCTGATTCTTTCTATTTCTGTAGCGTTTCTTGTTTTAGTATTGATCCCAGGTGTGGGAATTTGCCGGAATGGAGCTAGGCGATGGTTGGGGATAGGGCATCTTACGGTACAGCCTTCGGAATTCATTAAATATCTCGTTCCCTTGGCTTGTATAGAAAAATTGTCTACACGATCGGTGGCTTCTTTTGCTCAATTTCTTCGGTTGGCGTCTTTCTTATGTTTGCCTATTTTTTTGATAGCTATAGAGCCTGATAATGGCTCTGCTGCGGTTATTGCTTGCTCACTAGTTCCGATATTTTTCTTGAGTTCTCTAAAGGTTCGTTACTGGTTGATCCCTTTATCCATTGTAGTCATTCTAGGAGGGGGCGCTGCCTATAGATTACCCTATGTTCGGAACCGCATATATGTTTATCTGCATCCCGAAGTAGATCTGAAGGGAAGAGGGCATCAACCTCATCAAGCAAAAATTGCTGCAGGGTCCGGTAGATTGTTAGGCAAGGGATTGGGCAGTAGTTTGCAAAAGCTTACCTATTTGCCTGAAGCCCAAAATGATTATATTGCGGCCATTTTTGCAGAGGAGTTTGGTTTTTTGGGAATGTTATTGCTAATTTTACTCTATCTTTTATTCATTTACGGGGGCTATTACATAGCTATGACCTCTCGATCTGAAAAGGGTGCTCATGTGGCTATTAGCATTACTTTTCTTATAGCTATACAGGCCTTCCTAAATTTGGCTGTTGTTTCTGGTCTTTTGCCTAGTAAAGGAGTAAATTTGCCTTTTTTCAGTCAGGGGGGATCTTCTCTAATTGCGAATATCTGTGGAGTCACTCTTTTACTCAAAGTATATGAAGATGAAAATAAGAAAAGTTATCCTTGCAACAGGAGGAACGGGAGGACACGTTATCCCTGCTCTTGA
- a CDS encoding HAD family hydrolase: MNCESACIFDLDGTLLKSNISLAFYFYALRTGLFSKRSLPVFFREALRFFLTADVSVLNASVFSALLKGLRSDFLASAGECFAAGIEEAQRYEPAFERLRSAQEAGVFTMILSSSPEFLVAPLARRWGCLGLGSTYLSDSSGFYEDIDVCLTGEVKALHVLSMRQSGMFKRIICFSNGFSDLPFLLSGDEAIVVRPDRKLKKIAIREGWDSI, encoded by the coding sequence ATGAATTGCGAGTCAGCGTGCATTTTTGATTTAGACGGAACGCTTCTTAAAAGTAATATTAGCTTGGCTTTTTATTTCTATGCTTTGAGAACAGGTCTTTTTTCGAAGAGGTCTTTGCCTGTATTCTTCAGGGAGGCTTTGCGGTTTTTTCTGACCGCGGATGTGTCTGTTCTTAACGCTAGTGTTTTTTCTGCATTGCTTAAGGGATTAAGATCTGATTTTCTCGCTAGCGCGGGGGAATGCTTTGCCGCAGGTATAGAGGAAGCGCAGAGGTATGAGCCAGCTTTTGAGAGGCTCAGGTCAGCTCAGGAAGCAGGAGTTTTTACTATGATACTTTCTTCTTCTCCGGAGTTTTTGGTGGCGCCCCTGGCTAGACGTTGGGGATGCTTAGGGTTGGGGAGTACGTATCTTTCGGATTCTTCTGGTTTCTATGAAGATATTGACGTGTGTTTGACTGGGGAAGTAAAGGCTCTTCATGTCTTGAGTATGAGACAGTCTGGGATGTTTAAAAGAATTATTTGCTTTTCTAATGGGTTTTCAGATCTTCCTTTTTTGCTCTCCGGAGATGAAGCTATTGTAGTTCGTCCTGATAGAAAATTAAAAAAAATTGCGATCAGAGAAGGTTGGGATAGTATTTAG
- a CDS encoding STAS domain-containing protein, whose amino-acid sequence MEIQLEEHGNVSVIRLIGKLDAAAAPGFEDDFNQLINQGRLNFVLNLDNLSYMSSAGIRLLLLFYRKLTELEGKLLLCCVPEAISGIMKLSGIDQILPFYESERDCFARF is encoded by the coding sequence ATGGAAATTCAATTGGAAGAACATGGAAATGTGTCGGTTATCCGCCTTATAGGAAAGTTAGATGCAGCCGCCGCTCCCGGTTTCGAAGACGACTTTAATCAACTCATTAACCAGGGTCGGTTAAACTTTGTCCTGAATTTGGATAACCTTTCCTATATGAGTAGCGCAGGTATTAGGTTATTGCTTCTTTTTTATCGCAAACTTACAGAGCTTGAGGGGAAATTGTTACTTTGCTGCGTTCCTGAGGCCATTTCTGGTATAATGAAATTATCAGGAATTGACCAAATCCTGCCGTTTTATGAATCAGAAAGGGATTGTTTTGCCAGGTTCTAA
- the miaA gene encoding tRNA (adenosine(37)-N6)-dimethylallyltransferase MiaA, which yields MFSSNKKSCFEIYSAKEPCFETQKHFSRLFKRTVVLLAGPTSVGKTAVSLALAPKINGEIISVDSMQVYRNMDIGTAKVSLQDQAGIPHHLIDIRHVQEPFNVVDFCHEAYNACQAIFARNKVPILVGGSGFYFHSFLNGPPKGPPSDPDIRRELEHTFQEIGIEALYDQLSKIDPEYAITITRKDKQKIIRALEIICLTKKKVSEHQWETKLTQQIEYSTRAWFLSKPKEILLQGAVDRCHRMMHQGLLEEVRQLMGEGILCNPSASCAIGYKQWIEYLQRDEPLIDFSKYMDDFIRGTKKYTKNQITWFKRYPTFQELDIQSLDIEETASIIAADYLRFG from the coding sequence ATGTTTTCTTCTAACAAAAAATCTTGTTTTGAAATCTATTCAGCCAAAGAACCTTGCTTTGAGACACAAAAACATTTCTCTAGACTATTTAAGCGGACTGTTGTTCTTTTAGCAGGCCCTACGTCCGTGGGAAAAACAGCAGTTTCTTTGGCTTTAGCTCCCAAAATCAATGGAGAAATCATTTCCGTTGACTCTATGCAGGTTTACCGCAACATGGACATAGGAACAGCAAAAGTATCTTTGCAAGACCAGGCCGGCATCCCTCACCATTTAATTGACATCCGACATGTTCAAGAACCTTTTAACGTTGTGGATTTTTGCCATGAGGCCTACAATGCCTGCCAGGCAATTTTTGCAAGAAATAAGGTCCCCATATTGGTAGGCGGATCCGGTTTCTATTTTCATTCCTTCCTGAATGGTCCACCCAAAGGCCCTCCCTCCGACCCAGACATCCGCAGAGAATTAGAACACACATTCCAAGAAATTGGGATAGAGGCTCTATATGATCAGTTATCGAAGATCGACCCCGAATATGCCATTACAATCACAAGAAAAGACAAACAAAAAATAATCAGAGCTCTAGAAATTATTTGTCTTACTAAAAAGAAAGTTAGTGAACATCAGTGGGAAACTAAGCTAACCCAGCAAATAGAATACTCAACCAGAGCTTGGTTTCTATCCAAGCCTAAGGAAATTCTCTTACAAGGCGCCGTTGACAGATGCCATCGTATGATGCATCAAGGACTCCTTGAGGAAGTTCGCCAATTGATGGGAGAAGGCATCTTATGTAATCCGTCTGCATCGTGCGCGATAGGCTACAAACAGTGGATAGAATACTTACAAAGAGACGAACCTTTAATCGACTTTAGCAAATACATGGATGACTTCATTCGAGGAACAAAAAAATATACAAAAAATCAGATAACATGGTTTAAGAGGTACCCTACTTTCCAGGAGCTTGATATTCAATCCCTAGATATAGAGGAAACTGCTTCGATCATAGCTGCTGACTACCTTCGGTTTGGCTAA
- the fabF gene encoding beta-ketoacyl-ACP synthase II: protein MGKKRVVVTGMGVVSSLGNDVESFYEQLLNGVSGVRDIVNFPCSECSTRFAGWIEEFDPEPYLDKKQARRVDPFITYAVVAAKKAISMSGWDKDNLPADSNRCGVIIGSGMGGLGTLDDGAQRLILEKKRLSPFFIPYIISNMAGALVAMDYGLLGPNYSISTACATGNYCIDAAYQHIVSGRADLIICGGSEAAVNRLGLNGFIANKALSQRNDNPQGASRPWDKDRDGFVLGEGAGVLVLESLETALERNAPIYAEVLGTYTNCDAYHMTAPREDGLGVTLCIDGVLKEAGIEKERVNYINAHGTSTELGDIAEVTAIRKAFGSHVENIKMNATKSLIGHTLGAAGGIEAIVTVLAIQTGRLHPTLNLENPIPEVEGIDLIAKNAKDCNIDVAMSNSFGFGGHNSTILLSKYTQ, encoded by the coding sequence ATGGGAAAGAAACGAGTAGTTGTCACAGGAATGGGAGTAGTCTCCTCTCTCGGGAATGATGTGGAATCTTTTTACGAGCAGTTGTTAAACGGCGTCAGCGGTGTCAGAGACATTGTAAATTTCCCATGTAGTGAGTGTAGCACTCGTTTTGCTGGATGGATAGAAGAATTTGACCCAGAGCCTTATCTGGATAAAAAGCAAGCTCGAAGAGTGGATCCTTTCATAACTTATGCTGTAGTTGCCGCAAAGAAAGCTATATCCATGTCTGGCTGGGATAAAGATAACCTTCCTGCTGATAGCAATCGGTGCGGAGTGATCATTGGTTCTGGTATGGGAGGGTTGGGAACCTTAGATGATGGGGCTCAACGGTTGATTTTGGAGAAAAAACGTCTCTCGCCTTTCTTCATTCCTTACATCATATCTAACATGGCAGGAGCGCTTGTAGCCATGGATTACGGTCTCCTAGGGCCTAATTATTCTATCTCTACTGCCTGTGCGACAGGAAATTATTGTATAGACGCGGCATATCAGCATATTGTTTCTGGTAGGGCTGATTTAATTATTTGTGGAGGATCTGAGGCTGCGGTTAACAGACTTGGGTTAAATGGGTTTATAGCTAATAAAGCCCTTTCTCAGCGCAATGACAATCCTCAAGGAGCCTCCCGCCCCTGGGATAAAGATAGGGATGGGTTTGTCCTCGGTGAAGGGGCTGGAGTTCTTGTCTTGGAATCTTTAGAGACAGCTTTAGAGAGGAACGCGCCTATATATGCCGAGGTGTTAGGGACTTACACTAATTGTGATGCCTACCATATGACAGCTCCAAGAGAAGATGGATTGGGAGTTACATTGTGTATAGATGGAGTTCTTAAGGAGGCTGGCATTGAAAAAGAAAGAGTTAACTACATTAATGCTCATGGAACGTCTACGGAACTAGGAGATATTGCTGAGGTGACAGCTATTCGAAAAGCTTTTGGTTCCCACGTTGAGAACATAAAGATGAATGCTACGAAGTCTCTAATAGGACACACCTTGGGTGCTGCTGGTGGTATAGAAGCTATTGTTACAGTTTTGGCAATTCAGACAGGGCGGTTGCATCCGACTCTTAACTTGGAGAATCCAATACCCGAAGTGGAGGGGATCGATTTAATTGCTAAGAATGCCAAAGATTGTAACATTGATGTTGCTATGTCTAACTCTTTTGGATTTGGGGGACATAATTCGACTATATTATTATCTAAATATACGCAGTAA
- the mqnC gene encoding cyclic dehypoxanthinyl futalosine synthase has translation MTNRGRIPYEEALDLYQKLPLEKLRNWAQKVRQEKHPGSIVTYVLDANPNYTNVCRIDCKFCAFYRKPHHKDAYLLTTDAYRKKLEKYQNAGIRTVLLQGGVHPQVGIDFLVRLVRITKEEFPSIHPHYFSAVEIHNAARVSNISDKEALRLLWDAGQRTIPGGGAEILSENVRKQLSPKKMQPDGWINFHKEAHSVGFKTTATMMFGHIETDEDILLHLEILRSTQDVTNGFSSFIPWSYKPENTALGRFISRTSCPERFFRLLAFSRIYLDNFPHIASSRLAEGENSGRLSLDYGVDDFGGTILDESVHRCTGWSLESSKEELCQIIRSAGYTPVERDSFYNHISSQPTSSKEILEIH, from the coding sequence ATGACAAATCGTGGCAGAATTCCCTATGAAGAAGCACTAGATTTGTACCAAAAACTTCCTCTTGAAAAACTGCGAAACTGGGCGCAAAAAGTGCGTCAAGAAAAGCACCCTGGAAGCATAGTTACTTACGTTTTGGATGCAAACCCTAATTACACAAATGTTTGCCGCATAGATTGTAAATTTTGCGCCTTCTATCGAAAGCCTCACCATAAGGATGCTTACTTACTCACTACTGATGCTTATCGAAAAAAACTAGAAAAATACCAGAACGCAGGAATTCGCACCGTTCTTCTTCAAGGAGGGGTCCATCCGCAAGTGGGTATAGATTTTCTAGTAAGATTGGTCCGGATTACAAAAGAAGAATTTCCGTCCATCCATCCCCACTATTTTTCTGCCGTTGAAATCCACAATGCTGCAAGAGTTTCTAATATCTCTGATAAGGAAGCGTTACGCCTACTCTGGGATGCGGGGCAAAGAACCATCCCTGGAGGAGGGGCAGAAATATTGTCGGAAAATGTTCGGAAGCAATTGTCTCCCAAAAAAATGCAGCCTGATGGATGGATCAACTTTCATAAGGAAGCCCATTCAGTAGGATTTAAAACAACTGCCACAATGATGTTTGGACACATTGAAACCGATGAGGATATATTGCTTCATCTAGAAATTCTTCGATCCACTCAAGATGTGACTAATGGTTTCTCCTCTTTTATTCCCTGGTCTTATAAACCTGAAAATACTGCCTTAGGTCGATTTATCTCTAGAACATCTTGCCCTGAGCGATTTTTTAGACTTTTAGCTTTTTCTAGAATTTATTTAGATAATTTTCCACACATAGCTTCTTCTAGGCTGGCCGAAGGGGAAAATTCTGGCAGACTCTCTCTTGATTATGGTGTAGATGATTTTGGGGGCACTATCTTGGACGAGAGTGTTCATAGATGCACCGGATGGTCTTTAGAAAGCTCGAAGGAAGAACTTTGTCAAATCATCCGTTCGGCTGGATACACCCCAGTAGAAAGGGACTCTTTCTATAACCACATCTCCTCTCAACCTACTTCATCCAAAGAGATTTTAGAGATCCACTGA
- the murC gene encoding UDP-N-acetylmuramate--L-alanine ligase, protein MISNEKVYHFIGIGGIGMSALAHILLDKKMKVTGSDVSLGANVKNLVRKGGQCWQGHSKDNVSDGAVVVYSSGIPGSNVEYLEALNKKLPLIHRSELLASLMEGTDSILVSGSHGKTTTSSLIAAIFTQAGKDPSFAIGGNNHNMINGKAGNSRYFIAEADESDGSLKSYKPHSAIVTNLDYEHLVNYDHDINNLGRAFYSFMEKVSDKTKLFYNGDCPLLCQFKPSEGFSFGFSLSNNLIVSDYKCSSWTSIFSFSFLGKSYEDIALALPGKHNVLNAAAAFGLALSYGIEENVIREALKNFSGVKKRLEKKPSSEKILLLDDYAHHPREISCSISAVREAIGERRLVAVCQPHRFSRVADCKDAYEKVFDEADVIIFTDIYSAGEDPIPGISSENIVRKINERFFNKAFYVPRPELVDFLKNILQVHDVCLTMGAGDVSLIHDDLASFDVSKLKIGLIFGGKSLEHQISTLSARNVYSNLDPSWYEVTAFAIDREGNWIFGAEDVLEGEDIDVPLGKGESPLSSSVASQLSKCDMFFPVLHGLNGEDGSLQGFFEVLGKPYAGPNIIFSSLCIDKLLTKQVVASAGIPIVPYKDFSQFQWIREKDRILEEITAYFSFPMFVKAVHLGSSLGIYEVNNTDELCAGVHQVFSLDTRVSVEEKVAGAKEVEFACLGGSEEPFCSVARAISRNSRGRFIDYNSKYGLNGVSSFESICDSQIGSQDVLCEGKSLAKAVYKILGGVGCCRIDFFLTDDGEYLFSEANTIPGMTLASTFPKAFAREGMDMKTICHKLVSEGLYRCQIRRVKGIYN, encoded by the coding sequence GTGATTAGTAATGAGAAGGTATATCACTTTATAGGAATTGGTGGCATAGGTATGAGTGCACTGGCTCATATCTTGTTAGACAAGAAGATGAAAGTTACGGGCAGTGATGTATCTTTAGGTGCTAACGTAAAAAATCTTGTTCGTAAGGGAGGGCAGTGCTGGCAAGGTCATTCCAAAGACAATGTCTCTGATGGTGCAGTAGTTGTCTATAGTTCAGGCATTCCAGGTTCCAATGTTGAATATTTAGAAGCTCTTAACAAAAAGCTACCGCTTATACATCGCTCCGAACTGTTGGCATCCCTTATGGAAGGAACGGATTCTATTTTGGTTTCTGGAAGTCATGGGAAAACTACGACGTCTTCTTTGATTGCAGCTATCTTTACTCAGGCCGGAAAGGATCCCTCTTTTGCTATAGGTGGAAACAATCATAATATGATTAATGGGAAAGCAGGCAATTCTAGGTATTTCATTGCTGAGGCTGATGAAAGTGATGGATCTTTAAAGTCCTATAAACCTCATTCAGCCATAGTTACAAATCTAGATTATGAGCATTTAGTAAATTATGATCATGACATTAATAACTTAGGAAGGGCTTTTTACTCCTTTATGGAGAAAGTTTCTGATAAAACAAAATTATTCTACAACGGAGATTGTCCACTTCTTTGCCAGTTTAAACCTTCTGAAGGGTTTTCTTTTGGATTTTCTCTCAGTAATAACCTCATTGTTTCAGATTATAAATGTTCATCCTGGACTTCTATTTTTTCTTTCAGTTTCCTTGGTAAGAGTTACGAAGACATAGCTTTGGCTCTTCCAGGGAAGCATAATGTTTTAAATGCTGCCGCTGCTTTTGGTTTGGCCCTTTCTTACGGTATCGAAGAAAATGTAATTCGAGAAGCGCTGAAGAATTTTTCTGGAGTCAAGAAGCGATTAGAAAAGAAACCTTCTTCAGAAAAAATTTTGCTTTTAGATGATTATGCCCATCATCCGAGAGAAATATCTTGTTCGATAAGCGCTGTTAGAGAAGCTATAGGGGAAAGAAGATTAGTGGCTGTCTGTCAGCCTCATAGATTTTCCCGCGTAGCGGATTGCAAAGATGCTTATGAAAAGGTTTTTGATGAAGCAGATGTTATAATTTTTACCGATATCTACTCCGCTGGGGAAGATCCTATTCCTGGGATTTCTTCGGAAAACATTGTAAGAAAAATTAATGAAAGGTTTTTTAACAAAGCTTTTTATGTTCCTCGTCCTGAGCTGGTAGATTTTTTGAAGAACATTCTACAAGTTCATGATGTGTGTTTGACGATGGGGGCTGGAGATGTATCTTTGATTCATGATGATTTAGCTAGTTTTGATGTTTCAAAGCTAAAAATAGGACTCATTTTTGGAGGAAAATCTTTAGAGCACCAGATATCTACCCTGTCAGCAAGAAATGTATACAGTAACTTGGATCCATCTTGGTATGAAGTCACAGCTTTTGCAATCGATAGAGAGGGTAATTGGATTTTTGGAGCAGAGGATGTTTTAGAAGGGGAAGACATAGATGTTCCCCTAGGAAAAGGGGAGTCTCCTTTATCTTCCTCGGTGGCTTCTCAGTTATCTAAGTGTGATATGTTTTTCCCAGTGCTTCATGGCCTTAATGGTGAAGATGGTAGCTTGCAAGGCTTTTTTGAGGTTCTGGGGAAACCTTACGCGGGGCCGAATATTATTTTTTCTTCTTTGTGTATAGATAAGTTGCTTACCAAACAGGTAGTTGCCTCAGCGGGAATTCCTATTGTTCCTTATAAAGATTTTTCGCAGTTTCAATGGATAAGGGAGAAAGACAGAATTTTGGAGGAAATTACTGCATATTTTTCTTTTCCAATGTTTGTAAAAGCTGTTCATTTAGGATCCAGTTTAGGAATTTACGAGGTCAATAATACAGACGAGCTGTGCGCAGGTGTTCACCAAGTATTCTCCTTAGATACAAGAGTATCTGTAGAAGAAAAAGTCGCTGGAGCTAAAGAAGTGGAATTTGCTTGCTTGGGAGGTTCGGAGGAGCCTTTTTGCTCAGTGGCCAGAGCAATTTCCAGAAATAGCCGAGGAAGGTTTATTGACTATAATAGCAAATATGGTCTTAATGGGGTTTCTTCATTTGAGAGTATTTGTGATTCTCAGATTGGTTCTCAAGATGTGCTTTGCGAAGGGAAATCCTTAGCAAAAGCCGTCTACAAAATCTTAGGCGGAGTCGGTTGCTGTCGCATAGATTTTTTTCTAACGGATGATGGAGAATATTTATTTTCTGAAGCGAACACCATCCCTGGCATGACGTTGGCAAGTACTTTTCCGAAGGCTTTTGCTAGGGAAGGGATGGATATGAAAACAATCTGTCACAAACTTGTCTCTGAAGGGCTTTACCGTTGCCAGATAAGGAGAGTGAAGGGGATATACAATTAG
- a CDS encoding bis(5'-nucleosyl)-tetraphosphatase gives METVKKDYSFGIIPIKYLEGRSSRNVKVCLVRHAKGGHWGFPKGHSEENEGPQFAAERELVEETGLSVVSFLPKVLKEQYEFSQNGQAISKEVTYFIAEVSGEVRADPEEISDHSWVSLGEASKILSFPEALSTLKEAKAFLDSIPSRE, from the coding sequence ATGGAAACGGTGAAAAAAGATTATTCTTTCGGAATTATTCCGATTAAGTACTTAGAAGGACGTTCTTCTAGAAATGTGAAAGTTTGTTTGGTTCGTCATGCCAAGGGGGGGCATTGGGGTTTCCCTAAGGGGCATAGTGAGGAAAACGAGGGGCCTCAGTTCGCTGCTGAAAGAGAACTTGTGGAAGAGACTGGGTTAAGCGTAGTCTCTTTTCTCCCTAAGGTGCTTAAAGAACAGTATGAATTTTCTCAAAACGGGCAGGCTATTTCCAAGGAAGTGACGTACTTTATAGCAGAAGTATCTGGAGAAGTCCGAGCTGACCCTGAAGAGATATCGGACCATAGCTGGGTTTCATTGGGGGAAGCGTCCAAAATTTTAAGCTTTCCAGAAGCCCTAAGTACCTTGAAAGAAGCGAAAGCTTTCTTAGATAGTATTCCTTCTCGAGAATAG
- a CDS encoding KH domain-containing protein, translated as MEEFVAYIVKNLVASPEAVEIRSTSDNDSVKLEIRVAQEDVGKVIGRRGSTIHALRTIVRRISSRVRKKVEIDLIQPENQSVASLEDEEFSSSCCSFEGGCCQEAAEEVIEEPQLQHSCGCHSESL; from the coding sequence ATGGAAGAATTTGTAGCATATATTGTTAAGAACTTGGTAGCGAGTCCTGAGGCCGTTGAAATCCGGTCTACTTCCGATAATGATAGCGTAAAGCTGGAGATCAGGGTCGCTCAAGAAGATGTAGGAAAAGTTATTGGTCGTAGAGGAAGTACCATACACGCTTTACGCACTATTGTTCGTAGGATTTCTTCTCGAGTGAGAAAGAAAGTCGAGATAGATCTGATTCAACCCGAAAATCAAAGTGTGGCATCTCTGGAAGACGAGGAATTCTCTTCTAGTTGTTGTAGTTTTGAGGGCGGGTGCTGCCAGGAGGCTGCGGAAGAGGTCATAGAAGAGCCTCAATTACAGCATTCCTGCGGTTGTCATAGTGAGTCGCTTTAA